ttcacacacaaacacacacctctccagaacacgttgacactgactgacaGCAGCAAAAGCGatgcatgcgcttttaacttgtaaacggaagggtgtatgggtaatgtagtctccgctctcggtgggacgaattGGGAAGCTTACATTGTGAAGGGTGGTCTGAAAAGCGGCAacgcagccaaaggattaaattaaacctctgatttttaaacagatgtgcaaatgagcgttccggtacgctaaaagcacgttctgggctcAGGGAGAGGTGGTGGTATGCTCAAGAGCTACATTTGGAAGTGGtggtactgagtaccggcgcgttccggcccacttaaagcactggtcaCATATATCAATTAATCTAATGTTGAGCACACAGGCTTTTGTCTTCCTCAAACAGAGTGATGTTTGACAgcactgttaaaaaatattctgatGATATTAGCCCATGAGAGGTTTAATTATAGTTCTTTGTACATATTTCACAAGCATAGGGCAAAGTAATTGAGCACTGAAAATACACACTTCCAAAATGGTTATCATGGATTGACAGATGGATCATAACAtccttaatttatttaaaggttttacatatttatttaactaTTGGTAGAAACATCAATAATAAtctataaaataatgtaaataaataaatgttttacgtAACATGTCTAGATTACTTGTGCTAAAATATCCTATCCTTTTCCTCCTAATGTAAAATGCTGTAGGTTTTGCACAAGCATACACACATTAAACACATAAATAGCATTTACTGGACATCATTGACAAtgaaatgtgttaaaaaaaattaatgttatAGTTTTATGGAATACAGTACAGCAAACACGTTAAAACTTCTTTATCCTGATATTATTTAgtaattttataaaatggttttaaaagtCTTTTACGAATCTCTTTAAGTTTTAAACCATAGACAATAGGATTTAAAATAGGTGGCACTATAGTGATCTCTAAAGCCAAGAAATGACGCAGATCCTCTGGGAAATCGCTTGAGCCATACTTGGTGTACATTAGATCAAAAGACACTGCAAAAGACAAACTTATCAATGCAAATATATGAGGTACACAGGTCTGCCAAAACTTCCTTCTGCACTCTAATGATGATTTACATGCAATCACAAGTTTAATATATGAAACTATAATGAAAACAAAAAGGCCAAACATAAATACAGTAACCAGAGATCCATATATGTTATTGGTGACAGTTGATTCACATGAGAGCTTTACCATTGACCAGTTGTCACAATACAGTTTATCAATATGATATTTGCATAATGACAACCTATTTGATAATGAAATATTAATAGCCACTGTAATTAATGGTACAGACCAACAGAAGACAAATAAGAGGACACAAGAAGACTTGTTCAGCTTTGAATGATAGTCTAAAGGTCTGCATATAGCCACATGTCTGTCATAAGCCATCACTGCTAATGTACAATATTCACATTCAACTGAACTGTAAGTCACAAAAGCTTGTAAGGCACACATGTAAGAAGGGATCACATATGAATCCGATATTAAATTGTGTAGAAATTTAGGATAGAATCCTGTAGCTCCATATATACCATTTAAACACAAATTGCatagaaaaatatacattggTTCATGAAGGGCTCTCTCCATAACAATAACAGCAGTGAGCCAAATGTTCAGAAACAATATCAGGACATAGAGAATGAAAAAGCATGTGAAATATAAATGCCTGTATGATTTTAAGTTTCTTGGATCCATCAGGGTGTAAATCACGAAGTAGGTTTGGTTATCCATTTTTTGTATGTTAATCCAGGATTTAAATCACAGacaatttaaaacaataacTGTGTCTTAAGCAATTGATAGCTTTACGCCAGCTTAGAgatattgcataaaaaatgaGACAGGCTTAATAAGCATAACAAGCGCTAACACAAATCAACCCTTTCCATTACCATGCAAGGTTTGTTATTAAATGCAGGCTCTTAAGCACTGCCATgcttataaatgttttttttcaggGTAAAGTCCCTGTGAAGCTCTTGCAAATAAACCCCATGGACTGTTATGCGAACATTGTCAGGagatttactttttatttaactttctgCCTTTTGCACTTTTGCCTTTTTCTGAATGTATACAGAAGATACAATGAATAGTCTAATCTAAGGACATAAATTCAAACGTCTCatagtatattttattttttattacatttcattccatttttttaaataggaaaagtaaaactgaaaattataatttctTGTCCAGAAGTGTCCTGGCCAAAACTGGTAACAACAGAATCACAAAACAACACATAGCCTATGCATATActgaaaaatataacaattctCTAAATAAGCAGGTAGAGCCCATTGCTATAATGGCAATTCTGCAGGTCCACCAGGCCAGGGCATTAAAAGATCTGCACAAGGGTATGTCCTACCCAGAGATTATGCAGGAACTTCGCACAGGAACTTCGCACCGCCACTGACATTGCCCTTCGTGCAGATAAGAGATACCAAGAAGGTTCGCTTTCTCGATTAACACATCTTGCAAGCAGGGCTGTTTGGAGATACCATGGAGGATTTCGCTCTTCAATTCTCCGCATTGAAAAAGCAGACAAAGACCATCAAACACATCTTGCACCAGTGTGACCTGGCTGCTTTTCGGCCATCTCGGTGCTGTTCGGTGTCTGCCTCCAAGCAGTCTAAGCCCTCTGCAGTGCCGGCCACCTCCAGCAAGAAGAAACATGGCCGACCACTGAGAAGATCTACCCGCAGGCAGATGGGTCATCATGTGACTGTGAGTGTACCCTCCTAAGGTTCCAAGTGGCCCTGATGGTCCCAGCCCAGGGAGGAAAGCACGACCATCGGGCCTGGCTCGTTGGACTATTACATCATCCCCGGGCCCTTGCAAGATGGGCAAAACTTCTCTTCTTTTTCAAGCACTGAACAACTCTTGGACACCCGACAGTTAACGGCTTTGTCTCTCTATTCCGACAACACTACCTCAGGTAAGAGGAGCTGTTGAGGGGAACGCTTGCCTTCCACCCTCGCTCCACTATATGGCCACGATTGTATGTCTGGCAGCGCGGCTACGCGATACAATTTGCCAGACGCCCCCCCAAGTTTTGCTGAGTTTTCTTTACCTCTGTCAAAGTCAAGAATGCTGCGGTGCTTCTGGCAGAGGTAGCAACCCTTCTGGCCAAACATGCGATTGAGCCTGTCCCCTCAGCCGAGATGTCTTCGGTTTTAACAGCATGTTAACAAATCCTGGCCGAGGT
This sequence is a window from Misgurnus anguillicaudatus chromosome 9, ASM2758022v2, whole genome shotgun sequence. Protein-coding genes within it:
- the LOC129424539 gene encoding olfactory receptor 5K1-like — translated: MDNQTYFVIYTLMDPRNLKSYRHLYFTCFFILYVLILFLNIWLTAVIVMERALHEPMYIFLCNLCLNGIYGATGFYPKFLHNLISDSYVIPSYMCALQAFVTYSSVECEYCTLAVMAYDRHVAICRPLDYHSKLNKSSCVLLFVFCWSVPLITVAINISLSNRLSLCKYHIDKLYCDNWSMVKLSCESTVTNNIYGSLVTVFMFGLFVFIIVSYIKLVIACKSSLECRRKFWQTCVPHIFALISLSFAVSFDLMYTKYGSSDFPEDLRHFLALEITIVPPILNPIVYGLKLKEIRKRLLKPFYKITK